CCCGCGCTGGACACGGCCACCGAGGAGGCTGGAAAAAACGTACAGGCGCTGGTGCTGAATGCGATCACCCAGTTTGCAGTCCAGTCCGACAGCGAGCGCCGGCAACTGGCGACCTCGATGCTGCTCGCCGCCGTACTGTCCACCGCACTGGTCATGGCGCTTCTTGCCAGCGTTGCATCATTGCGCCGGCGTACCATCCAGCTTTCGCGTCGCGAAGCGATGCTCACCGAAAGCCGCGAGAAGCTCGCCTCCACCATCAAGGCCGCTCTTGATGCTGTCGTGATTTCCGATGCATCAGGCACCATCATTGATTGGAACGAGGGGGCGGAGTCGGTCTTCGGTCATACCCGCGAGGTGGCCATTGGCGCCAAGATGTCTACCCTCATGATCCCGCCGAAATTCCGCCAGGCCCACGATGTCGGCATGGCGCGTTACCTTGCGGCAGGTGAAGCCCGCGTCATCGGCAGGCGCGTGGAAGTGGAAGCCCTGCACGCCAGCGGCCGCGTTTTTCCCGTGGAAATGACACTGGGTGTATCACGTGGCCAGGGCCAGCCCGTCTTCATCGCCTATTTGCGCGACATTTCCGACCGCGTGGCCCGCGACAAGGCACTCAAGGCCGCATTGCAGGAGGCGGAGGCCGCGAGTGAATCAAAGGCCCGCTTCCTCGCGGTGATGAGTCACGAAATGCGCACGCCATTGAACGGCGTCATTGGCGCGCTCGATCTCCTTGACAGCACGCAACTGGACAGCGAACAGCACCGCCTCATCGAAACCGCCCTCCGCGCCGGTGATGAACTTCTCACGCACATCAGCGATGTTCTCGATTTTTCCAAGATGGAAGCGGGCAAACTCGACATCGAAAGGATCCCTTTCCGCATCGAGACGATGCTGGAGGGTATCGTGGGCGTGTTGTCCCACGTCCATCCTGAAAACAACAATCAGGTTTCGCACAGTTGTTTCGGCGGAAAGCGTGATGCCATCGTCATGGGTGACGAACAGCGCATCCGCCAGGTCCTGCTCAACCTCGGCACCAATGCCATCAAGTTCACCCGCGGTGGCAGCGTGTCGATCTACTGCGTCCGCGCCGGCAACGGCAACGTCCGCTTCTCGGTCACGGATACGGGCGTCGGCATCAGGCCGGAAGATATCGGCGCGCTGTTCCGCGAATTCTCCATGGTGGACTCAAGTCTCCGCCGCTCATCCGGCGGCACGGGCCTCGGCCTCGCCATCTGCAAACGTCTCGTTACCGCCATGGGTGGGCGCATCGGCGTGGAGAGCAAGCCAGGGCAGGGCAGCACCTTCTGGTTCGAGGTGCCCTTGCCGGAGTCGGAGGAGGCAACCGCCGCGGAGGGTAGTGCCGAAGGCGACACCGGCGTGACCAAGCGGCTCCGTATCCTGCTGGTTGAGGACAATGCCACAAACAGGTTCGTTGGCCGGAAGATGCTGGAAGGCCTTGGCCACAGCTGCGAGCTGGCCGAGAACGGCAGCGAAGCGGTGGACCGCCTGCGCACCGGGAGTTTCGACACGGTGCTGATGGACATCTCCATGCCGGTGATGGACGGGCTGTCCGCCATCAAGATCATCCGCAAGATGTCCAGCGCCCACAAGAACCTTCCGGTGATCGCGATGACGGCCAACGCCGTCGCAGGCGACCGCGAGAAGTTCCTCCGCGAGGGGTTCACCGGATATGTCGCAAAGCCAATGCGGCGTGCCGACCTGGCCCGCGCCCTGGGCGATTGCGTACGGCCCCCGAAACAGCAGTCGTCCGGGGAGTTGTTGGAAGGCAGCGTCGACGCGGTTCTCGATGTGACAACGTTCAGCCAGTTGAAATCGGACGTTGGCCACGATGCACTCGGCATCATGATCGAATGCTTCGGCAACGACGTGGACCTGCAACTGGGACGTCTGGAAAAGGCGATGGCCCAGCAGGACCGTGCCGAGATGAAGAAGGCGGCCCACGCCATTTCCGGAATTGCGGGCACCATCGGGGCCAACCGCCTCTGCCACCTCGCCACCCGCATCGAGACGGAGATCGGCAGCATCGATCCCACGGAGCTGCAATCGCTCGGCGCCTATCTCCGCAGCGCCCAGGTCCACACCGCCCGGGAATTGCAAGCCATCGTCGCTCCCAGTTGATCCTGCTTTGCAGGGCGGGATGGGATCAGCTACAGAGCTCCCATGTCGGAAAAGGTTGAAGCAGTTGTGGTGGGTGCAGGCGTCGTGGGCCTTGCCATCGCGCGCGCACTTTCGGCCGCCGGGCGTGATGTGCTCATCATCGAGTCCGCGGCCGATATCGGCACTGGCACGTCATCGCGGAATTCCGAAGTCATCCACGCTGGAATTTATTACCCACCCGGCAGCCTGAAGGCGAAGCTGTGCGCGCGTGGCCGTGATCTCCTGTATGAATTCTGTGAGGTCCACGGTGTGGCGGCGCGGCCGCTCGGCAAGCTGATCGTGGCAACGCGGAGCGAAGAACACGCCAAGCTGGACGCCATCACAAAGCAAGCGGCCGCCTGTGGCGTGACAGACCTGCAGCGTCTCACCGCGCAGGAAGCGCGGGCGCTGGAGCCGGAAGTGAATTGCACCGCGGCCTTGCTCTCGCCCCGCACGGGAATTGTGGATGGGCGTGGCCTGATGATGGCGCTGCTTGGCGCGGCAGAGGCGAACGGCGCCACCCTTGCATTGCACACCAGGCTTCTGTCAGCGCGGCCCGTAAACGGCGGTTATGCCCTCACGCTCGAGTCCGCAGGCGAGGGCTTTGACATGGAGTGCAAGCTCCTCATCAATGCCGCGGGACTTGGCGCATGGGATGTGGCCCGCGCCACGGAAGGCCTTTCACCCGCTCACCTGCCGGGCCACTGGCTCGCCAAGGGCTGCTACTGTTCCGTCTCGGGCAAATCGCCGTTCAGCCGTCTCATCTATCCGGTTCCCGTCCCCGGCGCCCTCGGCATCCACGCAACGCTGGACATGCAGGGCCAGGTGCGCCTCGGTCCCGACATCACCTGGATCGAGACGCTCGACTACACGGTGCCGGACGAGGCCGTGGAGCGTTTCCGCGCAGCCTGCCTGCCCTACTGGCCGGGGCTGGCGGCGCGTGACATCGCCCCAGCCTATGCCGGTGTGCGCCCGAAGATCCACGGACCGGACGCAGGCTTTGCCGATTTCCGCATGGACGGACCATCCGTTCACGGATTGCCCGGTCTCGTCAACCTGTTCGGAATTGAATCGCCCGGCCTCACCAGTTCGCTGGCCATCGCCGAAGCCGTGAGCAACCTACTTCAGCAATGATCCCATGCGCCGCATGGCCAGCGCATAACCTTCCACGCCAAAGCCCGCGATCACGCCATCGGCCCGCAGCGAGACATAGGAGTGATGCCGGAAAGCCTCGCGCTTGTGCACGTTGCTGACGTGCACTTCCAGCACCGGTCCTTCAAAGGCATTCAGTGCATCGAGAATGGCAATGGAGGTGTGCGTGTAGGCGCCAGGATTGATGATGATGCCCTTGGCCTTTTCGCGGGCCTCGTGAATCCAGCCCACAAGTTCACCTTCGCTGTTGGATTGGCGCATCACAACCGCAAGCCCGGGCGGCTTTCCCGCCTCGGCGCACTGCGCTTCCACATCGGCCAGTGTTTCACGGCCGTAAATCTCCGGCTGGCGCTTGCCAAGCAGGTTGAGGTTTGGTCCGTTGAGGATGAAGATCGTCTTGCTCATCGCCCGCTCCGTCAGATGTCCAGTGCTTCGATATTGGCAAACGCCGTCCGCAGGGCTTTCGACCATTCCGTGGACAGCATCTTGAAATAGGGATCGTCCAGCCCGATGCGCTTGGTGTGCTCCACCTTGAGCGATCCCGTCTCGTATGTGAGAAGGTCGATGGGCAGGCCGACGCTGAGGTTTGAGCGCAAGGTGGAATCAAACGAGAGCAGAACCATCTTCGCCGCCTCTCCCAGTTCCATGTCGCTGCGCGCCACGCGGTCGAGGATCGGCTTGCCATACTTGTGTTCGCCGATCTGGAAGAAGGGTGTGTCAGGCGTCGCCTCGATGAAATTGCCCGCCGCGTAGATGTTGAACAGGCGCGGACGCTCTGTTCCGATCTGCCCGCCGAAGATAAAGCTCGCGGCAAAGGCTTCGCCGTTGGAGGTAAGGTGCGCTGCATCCATGGCCTTCACCTCCCGCACCGCATCGCCTACCACCTGCGCCGCCTGGAACATGGTGGAGGAGGTCTTCAGCGTGTCACCCGTTTCGGGGGGATGGTCTTCATGCTCGTTGAGGACGCTGACCACGGCTTGCGTGATGGCGAGGTTGCCCGCCGTGAGCAGCACGAAAACGCGCTCGCCGGGGTGTTCCCAGCAATAGAGTTTCTTGAACTTGCCGACGTTGTCGACGCCCGCATTGGTGCGGGTATCGGCGGCCATCACAAGGCCCTTGTCGAGCAGCATTCCCACGCAATAGGTCATGAATCAGGATTCCGAAGCCGTTTCGGTCACTGTTGCGCAATCTCGACGCGGACTTCAACCGTCATCTGTTCCGTGCCCGCCCCACCCCGGCGGAAACCGCGCACGGGCACCACCGCGGCCGCGTCAAGCCCGGCGGCGATGCGCACGTAATGGTCGGTGGGGGATTGTCCGTTGGCCGCGTCAAACCCCACCCAGCCCAGGTCCGGGACGGCAATCTCCGCCCAGGCATGGGCCGCGGAGGCCGACGCGCCAATGCCCGTGACCAGGTAGCCGGTCACGTAGCGGGCGGGCAGGCCAAGGCCCCGGGCCACGGCAATCATGATGTGGGCGTGGTCCTGGCACACGCCCCTGCCGTCGCGGAAGGCTTCGCTTGCGGTCGTGTGGGCGTGCGTGCTGCCCGTCTCGTAGGCCACCGCCTCATGGATGTCGGCCATGATGCGATGCGCGAGGTCGAGCGTCGGCACGCGGGTGTCGAAGCGTTTCAGGAATGCCGTGAGGGCCGGGTTCAGTTGGGTGGCCGCCGTGTGGCGCAGGTACACGGTGTCCGGCATCGTGCTCGCGATGCCGCGCACCACACCGGAACGTTCTTCCGTATCAACGATCCCTTCCGCCTCCACTACCAGGGGTCCGCAGTGGCCGCGCACCGTCAGGAGATGGGTGATGTTGCCGAAGCCGTCGCGGTGGCGAAGGCTGCTGTCCATGCCCGGTGCCGTAATCTTCCACGAGATCGTACGCTGGCCATCGAAGTCAACAGGCGTCAGATGCAGCCGCTGCACCAGGTAGGACGGAGCGGCGTCGTAGTCGTAACGGGTGGCGTGCTGGATCTTGAGGCGCATGTCAGCCGGGCCTCACGGGAAATTGTAGGTCGCGCCGATGTCGCGCGACAACTGGTTGTTGGAAAGGATGAAGTGCTGCAGGTATTCGTGAAGCCCGCTCTGGAAAATGTCTTCCATGCGGCCGTTGCGCAAGCGGTCGCGCGTTTCTTCGGCTTGGTCATGCACGCTGTAGCGCTTGCTGTGAAGGGCACTGAGGCCCGCAAGCGCCGTGCAGATCCATGCCGAACTGAACAGCAGCGAACGCGGCATTTCCTCGCGCAGGATCAGGAACTCGGCCACGAGCCACGGCTTGTAGCCGCTGTTGCGATAGAACCAGCGGTAGGCCCGGTGGGCGGAGACACTGCGCAGGATCTGGCCCCACTGGTGCGTGTCGATATCGCTGCCCACGTCGGAAGGCTTGGGCAGCAGGATGAAATACTTGACGTCGAGGATGCGCGCCGTGTTGTCGGCGCGCTCGATGAAATTTCCGAGCTGGCTGAAATAGTAGTTCTCGTTGCGCAGCATCGTCCCCAGTACGGCGCCCCGGAACGACATGGACCGCTGCTTCACCCAGTCGAGGAAAACGGGCAGGCGGTCGGGCGTGAGTTCGCTCGCCTTCACCGCCACAAGTTCGTTCCATGTGGTGTTGATGCTCTCCCATACGTCACGTGTGAGGGCGGTGCGCACGGCCCGCCCATTGTTGCGCGCAGTGCGGATGATGGAGCGGATGCTGGACGGATTGCTCTCGTCGAAGATGAGGAAGTCCGCCACCTGCGGGCCGGTGATCGTGTCGAATTTGTTGGAATAAGTCTGCTCGCTCGCCGCGCTGAGCAGGGTCGAGCGCCACTCGTCGCGGTGCCCCTCGATCGCGCCCGGCATCAGCGAGATGCGGTGGCCCACTTCCAGAAGGCGCGCCATGTTCTCGGCCCGCTCCATGTAGCGCGACATCCAGAACAGCGAGGCGGCGGTGCGTCCGAGCATCAGTCCTCCAGCACCCAGGTGTCTTTGGTGCCCCCGCCTTGGCTGGAGTTCACCACCAGCGAACCCTTCTTGAGCGCCACGCGCGTCAACCCGCCGGGGGTGATGCGCACGCGGTCGCCCGACAGGACGAAGGGCCGGAGATCGACATGGCGGGGTGCGACGCCCGACGCCGTGTAAGTCGGCACCGCCGAGAGCGCCAGCGTTGGCTGGGCAATGTAGTTGGCCGGGTTGGCCTTCAGCCGTGCCCGGAACTGCTCGATCTCCTTCTTGGAGGATGTCGGTCCCACCAGCATGCCGTAGCCGCCCGAGCCATGCACCTCCTTCACAACCAGTTCATGCAGGTGTTCCAGCACATAGGTAAGGGATTGCGTGTCCGAGCAGCGCCAGGTCGGAACGTTCTTCAGCAGCGGCTTTTCGCCCGTGTAGAACTCGATGACGTCTGGCAGGTAGGTATAGATCGACTTGTCGTCGGCAATGCCCGTCCCCGGCGCATTGACGATCGTCACCTTGCCCGCCCGGTACAGATCGAACAGGCCCGGCACGCCGATGGAGGAATCGGGCCGGAAGGTAAGCGGATCGAGGAAGGCATCGTCGATGCGGCGGTACACCACGTCAACGCGCTTGGGTTCCTGCGTGGTGCGCATGTAGAGTGCCCCGTCCATCACGAACAGGTCGTCGCCCTCGCACAGTTCCGCCCCCATTTCATCAGCAAGGAAGGCGTGTTCGAAGAAGGCCGAGTTGTGAATGCCGGGCGTCAGAACCACGATGGTGGGTTCACCATCGCAGGCCGCGGGTGCCACGCTTTCCAGGGTCTTGCGCAGCAGCGAGGGGTAGTTCTCGACCGGTGCCACGCGCTGGTGTGCAAACAGTTCCGGGAACAGGTGCATCATCGTTTCCCGGTCTTCCAGCATGTAGGAAACACCGGACGGCGTGCGGCAATTGTCTTCCAGCACGTAGAATTCGTTCTCGCTGATGCGCACGATGTCGATGCCGATGATGTGGGCATAGATGCCGCGCGCCGGATCGACCCCCATCATTTCGGGCACGAAGGCGGCGTTTTGCACGATGACGCTGGCCGGGATGCGCCCCGCGCGCAGGATTTCCTGGCGGTGGTAGATGTCGTGGATGAAGGCGTTGAGTGCGCGCACCCGTTGCTCGATACCGGCCGAAAGCCGCCGCCATTCAGAGGCCGCGAAGACGCGCGGAATGATGTCGAAGGGGATCAGGCGTTCGGCTGCCTCTTCATCGCCATAGACGGCAAAGGTGATGCCCTGCCGGCGGAAACGGTTCTCTGCCTCCTGGCGGGCGCGTTCTGCGTCCTTGCGCGTCAGCGTCTTCAGCCAATCTCCCACCCGCAGGTATGGGCTACGCACCTGCCCGCCCTTGTCCTGCATTTCATTGAAGATGTTCGCCACACTGTCTCCCTGCCGCGCATGATGGCGTCAAACCTTCGGACTTGGCAAGGGCGGCGCTGATGCAATTTGCAGCAGGCCAGCGGCGAAAACTTGCACGGAGCCTGGGCCTTTGGCATGTCTGGAGCGGGGAGATGAAAGCCCGTGACCAACGGACAGCCTGTCAGCCACGTGATTTTCGATTGCGACGGTGTTCTGGTGGACAGCGAGGGCCTGTCGGCTGGCGTGCTCATGGGCATGATGGCGGAGATCGGACTCCCCATCACCGACGAGATTTTCCGCACGGATTTTCTCGGCCGCAGCTTTGCCAGCGCGGCGAAGCGCGTGCTGCAACGCTTTGGCCGCCCCATGCCGGATGATTTCCAGATGCGCTACCGCGGCCGCCTGCTGGAGCGCATGCGCCACGACCTGAAACCCATGGGGGGCGTGACGGAGGTGCTGGAAACGATCCGCCTTCCCTATTGCCTGGCCACCAGCAGTTCGCCCGAACGCCTCGCCACCTCCTTGCAGGTGACGGGGCTGGCGCCGTTCTTCGCGGGCCGCTGCAGCACGGCATCGGAAGTCGCCCACGGCAAGCCCGCACCCGATCTCCTGCTGCTCGCAGCCAGCAGGTTGAACGCAGACCCTGCCGCCTGCCTCGTGATCGAAGACAGCGAGATGGGTATCCTTGCGGCCCGCGCGGCCGGCATGGCGGTCTGGCATTTCCGCGGCGGTGTGCACATGCAGATGGGATATGATTTGCCCGACGGCCTCACCGCCGACCGCACCATCGCCGATATGGCGGAGCTTCACCGTGTTTTCGCCGATGCTGGCATTTGTGCGCCCGCCCGTGTAGCACATCCCGCATGAGGAGCAGCCGTGGCGCGCAAACCTGAACCCGAAAAGGAACGGCTGGATGATGCCGCCCGCGCGGGATGGCTCTACTATATCGCCGGAAATACCCAGGACGAGATCGCCCGCAAGCTCGGCGTCTCGCGCCAGACGGCCCAGCGCCTCGTCTCGCTCGCCGTCACCGAGCGCCTCATCAAGGTGCGCTTTGATCATCCGCTCGGCCGCTGCCTTGAACTCTCCGACCGCATGAAGGAACGCTTCGGCCTGGAAACCTGCGAGGTGGTACCGGCCGATCCCGCTTCCCATTCCGAAACGCTGGGCATCGTGGAAGCGGCAGCGACCGAGATGGAGCGCTATCTCGTCTCGCAACATCCCGTCATCATCGGTCTCGGTACCGGGCGCACATTGCGCGCCGTTGCCGAGCAGGTGAGCCCGATGGAATGCCCCCAGCACAAGATCGTCTCGCTCGTCGGCAACATCGGGCCCGATGGGTCGGCAACCGTGTTCGACGTTGCGTCGCGCGTCGGAGACCGCGTGGGCGCGCCGCATTATCCCATGCCGTTTCCTGTGGTGACCGCGACGGTGCATGAGAAGAACCTTCTCGTCACGCAGAAGTCGCTCCGCAACGTCATGGATCTTGCAGCCCAGGCAGACGTGAGCTTCGTCGGCATCGGTACGGTGGACGATTCCTCCGCCATGCTGCGCGACGGATTTGTCCGCGCCGACGAAATCCGCGCCATGATGAAGGCGGGCGCCGTGGGCGAGATCACCGGCTGGAGTTTCGATGCCGATGGTCAACTCACGGAGGGTCTCGTCAACGACCGGGTGCTCAGTGTTCCCCTCGAAACGCCGGCCCGCCGCCGCGTCATAGGCGTCGCCATGGCGCCTGGCCGCTACAAGGCCATACAAGGGGCGCTGGCGGGCCGTTTGATCAATGGCCTGATCACCAATGAGACCATGGCTGGGCAATTGCTATCGAAATAGGCGATTGCCCAATAATCAAATTATAGAAATATTACAGGTACTTACTGCGACAGCGAAGAGCGCTTCGTCGCACTGCAGCGACGAATCTGGCTTGACTCGGCGCGTTTTCGAATGTGACATATTCCCGTGACGTGGGCAAAAGCCCACGGTTTCACTTGGGAGGTTAAACCATGAAATTGAAGCTGAAGGGCGTGCTTGGCGCGCTCGCCATTGCGGCGCTGTCCACCACGGCGCTGGCTGAAACGAAGCTGACCATCGCCACCGTGAACAACGGCGACATGATCCGCATGCAGGGACTGACGGATGACTTCACGAAGGCCAATCCGGACATCTCGCTCGAGTGGGTGACACTCGAAGAGAACGTGCTGCGCGAAAAGGTGACGACCGACATCGCCACCAAGGGAGGACAGTTCGACGTCCTCACCATTGGCACGTACGAAGTGCCGATCTGGGGCAAGAAGGGCTGGCTCGTGCCGCTGACGCAGGTCGATGATCCGGCCGATCTCCTGCCCGCCATCGCAGGCGGCCTCACGGTTGACGGCAAGCTGATGGCTGCGCCCTTCTACGGCGAAAGCTCCATGGTGATGTACCGCAAGGACCTCGTGGACGCTGCCGGCGAGAAGATGCCTGACGCACCCACCTGGGACGACATCAAGCGCATTGCCGACAAGATCACCAACAAGGACAAGGAAATCTACGGCGTGTGCCTGCGCGGCAAGGCCGGTTGGGGTGAGAACATGGCGTTCATCACCGCCACGTCCAACTCCTTCGGCGCCCGCTGGTTTGACGAGAACTGGAAGCCCCAGTTCGATTCACCGGAATGGAAAGACGCCCTCAACTTCTATCTTGAACTCCTGAAGGCCGATGGCCCTCCCGGCGCGTCGTCCAACGGCTTCAACGAGAATCTGGCACTGTTCAACGCGGGCAAGTGTGGCATGTGGATCGACGCCACGGTCGCCGCGTCCTTCGTGACCGGCAAGGACTCGACGGTTGCCGACAAGGTTGGCTTCGCGCTGGCGCCTGACAAGGGCCTCGGCAAGCGCGGCAACTGGCTGTGGGCTTGGTCGCTGGCCATTCCCGCCGGCACGCAGAAGGAAGAGGCCGCCCAGAAGTTCATCAGCTGGGCCACCTCGAAGCACTACACGGAAATCGTGGCCGCCAAGGAAGGCTGGGCCAACGTTCCTCCGGGCACGCGCACGTCTCTCTATGCCAACCCGGAATACGCCAAGGTTCCTTTCGCCAAGATGACGCTCGACTCCATCAACTCGGCTGATCCGACGAAGCCGACGGTGAAGCCGGTGCCTTATGTTGGCGTGCAGTTCGTGGCCATCCCGGAATTTGCCGGCCTTGCCACGACGGTGGGCCAGATCTTCTCGGCAGCACTTGCTGGCGAAAAGAGCGCGGATGACGCCCTTGCCGAAGCGCAGGACGTCGCAACCCGCGAGATGACGAAAGCGGGCTACATCAAGTAACCGCAGACCTCCCATGACGACGGGGCTGTCCGGCGCTATGCTGGGCAGCCTCCAATCGCCGCCCCGCGCGGCCCCTCGAACAGGTGGTGGGTACCATGGCGACACAGCAATCCCGCAGTCTCGGCCGCCTCGCGGTCGCTCCCTCGGTTATCGCGCTCTTCCTCTGGATGATTGTTCCGCTGGCGATGACCATCTGGTTCTCGCTCCTGCGTTACAATCTGCTTGATCCCAACTACGCCTGTTCGCTGCTGACCCCCGGCCAGCTTTTCGACGAAGCCAACCGCTGCTTTGCCGGTACCACCAATTACTATTACTTCCTCACCGACCCCGCCTTCTTCAAGGCCATGGCCAATTCGCTCATCCTGGTCGGGTGGGTGCTGCTCATTTCGGTGGTGGGCGGAACATTGCTGGCACTCCTGCTCGATCAGGCCATCATGGGCCGCAACATCGTCCGCCTCATGGTGATCGCTCCCTTCTTCGTCATGCCCACCGTCTCGGCGCTGGTCTGGAAGAATATGATGATGCATCCCGTGCAGGGCTTCATCGCCTGGATCACCAAGTCGCTGGGTCTCGGTGCCATCGACTGGTTCGCCCATTATCCCATGACCGCCATCGTCATCATGGTGGCCTGGCAGTGGCTGCCCTTCGCCACCCTCATTCTGCTCACCGCGCTGCAATCCTTTGATGAGGAGCAGAAGGAAGCAGCCCAGATGGATGGCACGCCGCCGCTCTCCTTCTTCTGGTACATGATCCTGCCGCACCTTGCCCGGCCCGTGACGGTGGTCGTGCTGATCGAGACCATCTTCCTGCTGAACGTCTTCGCCGAGATTTACGTCTCGGGCTCCGGCGGGCGCGCGGGCAACCTGCCGTTCCTCGTCTATCAGTACGGCCTCATTTCGAACGACATCGGCGGTGCGTCGGCCGGCGGACTCATTGCGGTTGTCCTCGCCAACATCGTCGCATTCTTCCTGATGCGCATGATTGGCAAGAACCTGGAGGGCTGAAACCATGGCACGCGCAGTTTCCACCCGTCGCAAATGGTTCTTCACCATCCTCGCCTGGTCCATCGCCTTCGTGATCTTCTTTCCGATCCTCTGGACCATCCTGACCAGCTTCAAGTCGGAAGGCGACGCCATCCTCATTCCGCCGAAGTTCCTGTTCTTCGACTGGACCACCGAGAATTATGGCGTGGTGCAGGAACGTTCCGACTACATCAAGTTCGCGATGAACTCGATCATCCTTGCACTGGGCTCCAC
The nucleotide sequence above comes from Hyphomicrobiales bacterium. Encoded proteins:
- a CDS encoding response regulator, producing the protein MNIVLPAMSSVKSARPLQLAILALAIVLMAALGAILTDVYTRVQTLRTSPKDNVQWTILQTQTEYLRMHEALHEVAPQNSESYAEFSKRFDIFYSRIELLKSAAVTDALRKNAEFAELLSRLVRFRDSAARDVDGGLNAFPAVRPALDTATEEAGKNVQALVLNAITQFAVQSDSERRQLATSMLLAAVLSTALVMALLASVASLRRRTIQLSRREAMLTESREKLASTIKAALDAVVISDASGTIIDWNEGAESVFGHTREVAIGAKMSTLMIPPKFRQAHDVGMARYLAAGEARVIGRRVEVEALHASGRVFPVEMTLGVSRGQGQPVFIAYLRDISDRVARDKALKAALQEAEAASESKARFLAVMSHEMRTPLNGVIGALDLLDSTQLDSEQHRLIETALRAGDELLTHISDVLDFSKMEAGKLDIERIPFRIETMLEGIVGVLSHVHPENNNQVSHSCFGGKRDAIVMGDEQRIRQVLLNLGTNAIKFTRGGSVSIYCVRAGNGNVRFSVTDTGVGIRPEDIGALFREFSMVDSSLRRSSGGTGLGLAICKRLVTAMGGRIGVESKPGQGSTFWFEVPLPESEEATAAEGSAEGDTGVTKRLRILLVEDNATNRFVGRKMLEGLGHSCELAENGSEAVDRLRTGSFDTVLMDISMPVMDGLSAIKIIRKMSSAHKNLPVIAMTANAVAGDREKFLREGFTGYVAKPMRRADLARALGDCVRPPKQQSSGELLEGSVDAVLDVTTFSQLKSDVGHDALGIMIECFGNDVDLQLGRLEKAMAQQDRAEMKKAAHAISGIAGTIGANRLCHLATRIETEIGSIDPTELQSLGAYLRSAQVHTARELQAIVAPS
- a CDS encoding NAD(P)/FAD-dependent oxidoreductase encodes the protein MSEKVEAVVVGAGVVGLAIARALSAAGRDVLIIESAADIGTGTSSRNSEVIHAGIYYPPGSLKAKLCARGRDLLYEFCEVHGVAARPLGKLIVATRSEEHAKLDAITKQAAACGVTDLQRLTAQEARALEPEVNCTAALLSPRTGIVDGRGLMMALLGAAEANGATLALHTRLLSARPVNGGYALTLESAGEGFDMECKLLINAAGLGAWDVARATEGLSPAHLPGHWLAKGCYCSVSGKSPFSRLIYPVPVPGALGIHATLDMQGQVRLGPDITWIETLDYTVPDEAVERFRAACLPYWPGLAARDIAPAYAGVRPKIHGPDAGFADFRMDGPSVHGLPGLVNLFGIESPGLTSSLAIAEAVSNLLQQ
- the aroQ gene encoding type II 3-dehydroquinate dehydratase — translated: MSKTIFILNGPNLNLLGKRQPEIYGRETLADVEAQCAEAGKPPGLAVVMRQSNSEGELVGWIHEAREKAKGIIINPGAYTHTSIAILDALNAFEGPVLEVHVSNVHKREAFRHHSYVSLRADGVIAGFGVEGYALAMRRMGSLLK
- a CDS encoding proteasome-type protease, giving the protein MTYCVGMLLDKGLVMAADTRTNAGVDNVGKFKKLYCWEHPGERVFVLLTAGNLAITQAVVSVLNEHEDHPPETGDTLKTSSTMFQAAQVVGDAVREVKAMDAAHLTSNGEAFAASFIFGGQIGTERPRLFNIYAAGNFIEATPDTPFFQIGEHKYGKPILDRVARSDMELGEAAKMVLLSFDSTLRSNLSVGLPIDLLTYETGSLKVEHTKRIGLDDPYFKMLSTEWSKALRTAFANIEALDI
- a CDS encoding transglutaminase family protein is translated as MRLKIQHATRYDYDAAPSYLVQRLHLTPVDFDGQRTISWKITAPGMDSSLRHRDGFGNITHLLTVRGHCGPLVVEAEGIVDTEERSGVVRGIASTMPDTVYLRHTAATQLNPALTAFLKRFDTRVPTLDLAHRIMADIHEAVAYETGSTHAHTTASEAFRDGRGVCQDHAHIMIAVARGLGLPARYVTGYLVTGIGASASAAHAWAEIAVPDLGWVGFDAANGQSPTDHYVRIAAGLDAAAVVPVRGFRRGGAGTEQMTVEVRVEIAQQ
- a CDS encoding alpha-E domain-containing protein, which codes for MMLGRTAASLFWMSRYMERAENMARLLEVGHRISLMPGAIEGHRDEWRSTLLSAASEQTYSNKFDTITGPQVADFLIFDESNPSSIRSIIRTARNNGRAVRTALTRDVWESINTTWNELVAVKASELTPDRLPVFLDWVKQRSMSFRGAVLGTMLRNENYYFSQLGNFIERADNTARILDVKYFILLPKPSDVGSDIDTHQWGQILRSVSAHRAYRWFYRNSGYKPWLVAEFLILREEMPRSLLFSSAWICTALAGLSALHSKRYSVHDQAEETRDRLRNGRMEDIFQSGLHEYLQHFILSNNQLSRDIGATYNFP
- a CDS encoding circularly permuted type 2 ATP-grasp protein translates to MQDKGGQVRSPYLRVGDWLKTLTRKDAERARQEAENRFRRQGITFAVYGDEEAAERLIPFDIIPRVFAASEWRRLSAGIEQRVRALNAFIHDIYHRQEILRAGRIPASVIVQNAAFVPEMMGVDPARGIYAHIIGIDIVRISENEFYVLEDNCRTPSGVSYMLEDRETMMHLFPELFAHQRVAPVENYPSLLRKTLESVAPAACDGEPTIVVLTPGIHNSAFFEHAFLADEMGAELCEGDDLFVMDGALYMRTTQEPKRVDVVYRRIDDAFLDPLTFRPDSSIGVPGLFDLYRAGKVTIVNAPGTGIADDKSIYTYLPDVIEFYTGEKPLLKNVPTWRCSDTQSLTYVLEHLHELVVKEVHGSGGYGMLVGPTSSKKEIEQFRARLKANPANYIAQPTLALSAVPTYTASGVAPRHVDLRPFVLSGDRVRITPGGLTRVALKKGSLVVNSSQGGGTKDTWVLED
- a CDS encoding HAD family hydrolase; its protein translation is MTNGQPVSHVIFDCDGVLVDSEGLSAGVLMGMMAEIGLPITDEIFRTDFLGRSFASAAKRVLQRFGRPMPDDFQMRYRGRLLERMRHDLKPMGGVTEVLETIRLPYCLATSSSPERLATSLQVTGLAPFFAGRCSTASEVAHGKPAPDLLLLAASRLNADPAACLVIEDSEMGILAARAAGMAVWHFRGGVHMQMGYDLPDGLTADRTIADMAELHRVFADAGICAPARVAHPA
- a CDS encoding sugar-binding transcriptional regulator: MARKPEPEKERLDDAARAGWLYYIAGNTQDEIARKLGVSRQTAQRLVSLAVTERLIKVRFDHPLGRCLELSDRMKERFGLETCEVVPADPASHSETLGIVEAAATEMERYLVSQHPVIIGLGTGRTLRAVAEQVSPMECPQHKIVSLVGNIGPDGSATVFDVASRVGDRVGAPHYPMPFPVVTATVHEKNLLVTQKSLRNVMDLAAQADVSFVGIGTVDDSSAMLRDGFVRADEIRAMMKAGAVGEITGWSFDADGQLTEGLVNDRVLSVPLETPARRRVIGVAMAPGRYKAIQGALAGRLINGLITNETMAGQLLSK